The Anabrus simplex isolate iqAnaSimp1 chromosome 1, ASM4041472v1, whole genome shotgun sequence genome window below encodes:
- the GCS1 gene encoding mannosyl-oligosaccharide glucosidase: protein MARQRRPMAVDHSHPKFSKKSIPSNEKHSKFSLWTKVATVICLAVAGCIGYMGYLETRVNTPFDDKKMVVKTGIDVPDRYWGSYRSGVYFGMKTRDPHSLVTGLMWYFTRHLRADGGGIRHWCEQGDNLKGYSWIEHNGRDFGVQEIKDGPFLITTSFVKRIGGNYGGDWTSRIGVSTKDPKLIGDQVSFLLYTAIEDKTKGWIKASRLGTRVLTGVRGETEGLGPFTIKIFNTSGEVEHESFLSTSTKGLHLLKETVLNSFQPVMDRHSGKRWLSLPGEQHPRGQDGKVIEPNFIVTQVTASVPFEVDVVFESASFVDRSGTLVGDSYTKELQVWRNHFNKKFQETFRLQDKGYKTEEEAFAKAAFSNMVGGIGYFYGTSRVESYYTRGPVPYWKAPLYTAVPSRSFFPRGFLWDEGFHGLLISTWDLDIELDIICHWFDLMNVEGWIPREQILGLEALSKVPEEFVTQRNSNANPPTFFITLQYILHNFANQLTEDETHLAALERLYPRLQAWFEWFNTTQIGDLPSSYRWRGRDSTTNRELNPKTLTSGLDDYPRASHPNVDERHVDLRCWIALAASILAEISKLLSRNHQRYTNTYLYLSDNNILDELHWSPHSQSYADFGLHTDAVELKRPPPSKSHGHNYQPPQNPEKVRVVLRDPELRFVDSTFGYVNLFPFLLQLLRPDSPKLGKLLNDLRRPELLWTEYGLRSLAKTSPLYMKYNTEHDPPYWRGPVWININYLAVRALDYYSKQEGPYSNKAKEIYGELRRNIIKNIFKEYKRTGYIWEQYNDRTGEGQGCKPFTGWSALVVLLMAELY, encoded by the exons ATGGCTCGACAACGTAGACCAATGGCTGTGGATCACTCGCATCCGAAATTTAGCAAGAAAAGTATCCCATCAAATGAAAAACATTCAAAATTCTCCTTGTGGACAAAAGTAGCAACTGTTATTTGTTTGGCTGTGGCAGGTTGCATTGGTTACATGGGATACCTGGAGACACGTGTCAATACACCTTTCGATGATAAGAAA ATGGTGGTGAAAACTGGAATAGATGTCCCAGATCGCTACTGGGGCAGTTACCGGTCAGGAGTATATTTTGGAATGAAAACTCGAGATCCGCATTCTTTGGTCACAGGCTTAATGTGGTACTTCACAAGACATTTGAGAGCTGATGGTGGGGGAATAAG GCACTGGTGCGAACAAGGAGATAATCTCAAGGGATATTCTTGGATAGAGCACAACGGTAGGGACTTTGGTGTACAAGAAATTAAGGATGGGCCCTTTCTAATCACAACATCATTTGTAAAGAGGATTGGTGGGAACTATGGAGGTGATTGGACATCAAGAATTGGTGTCTCTACTAAG GATCCAAAACTGATTGGTGACCAGGTCTCTTTCCTCCTGTATACTGCCATTGAAGATAAAACTAAAGGCTGGATAAAGGCAAGCAGATTGGGCACACGAGTTTTGACAGGAGTACGAGGAGAGACCGAGGGCTTAGGTCCTTTCACCATAAAGATTTTCAACACATCTGGGGAAGTGGAGCATGAATCCTTCTTGAGCACTTCAACAAAAGGTCTCCACTTGTTAAAGGAAACAGTGCTAAACTCATTTCAGCCTGTGATGGATCGACATTCAGGCAAGAGGTGGCTCTCTCTTCCAGGAGAACAGCATCCGCGAGGGCAAGATGGGAAGGTGATAGAGCCGAATTTCATTGTAACCCAAGTAACTGCCTCAGTCCCATTTGAGGTGGATGTAGTGTTTGAATCTGCTAGTTTTGTGGATCGTTCTGGTACTCTGGTAGGAGACTCCTACACTAAGGAATTACAAGTATGGCGAAATCATTTCAATAAAAAATTTCAGGAAACATTCCGTTTACAAGACAAGGGATACAAAACTGAAGAGGAGGCATTTGCTAAGGCAGCTTTTAGCAATATGGTTGGAGGTATAGGCTATTTCTATGGAACATCTCGTGTGGAATCATATTACACCAGAGGACCTGTGCCTTACTGGAAAGCACCCTTGTACACTGCAGTTCCCTCTCGTAGCTTTTTTCCTCGTGGTTTCTTGTGGGATGAAGGTTTCCATGGGCTCCTTATATCAACGTGGGATTTGGATATAGAATTAGACATTATCTGCCACTGGTTTGATCTAATGAATGTTGAAGGCTGGATTCCACGTGAGCAGATCCTAGGACTAGAAGCCCTAAGTAAAGTTCCAGAAGAATTTGTCACTCAGAGGAATTCAAATGCAAATCCTCCAACTTTCTTTATTACTTTGCAGTACATTCTTCATAATTTTGCTAACCAGCTTACTGAAGATGAAACTCATCTAGCAGCATTAGAGAGGCTCTATCCAAGACTTCAGGCTTGGTTTGAGTGGTTCAACACTACACAGATTGGTGATTTACCCAGTAGCTATCGATGGCGTGGTAGAGATTCAACCACAAACAGAGAACTCAACCCTAAAACTCTAACTTCTGGTTTAGATGATTATCCACGAGCCTCCCATCCAAATGTAGATGAGCGCCATGTTGATCTTCGTTGTTGGATTGCTCTTGCAGCGTCCATTCTGGCAGAAATCAGTAAACTTCTGAGTCGAAATCATCAGCGATACACAAACACATATTTGTATCTTTCAGATAACAATATTCTAGATGAACTTCATTGGTCTCCTCATTCTCAGTCATATGCAGACTTTGGTTTACACACTGATGCAGTGGAGTTGAAAAGGCCTCCTCCATCTAAGTCTCATGGGCATaattatcaaccaccacagaatccAGAGAAAGTGCGAGTAGTACTACGAGATCCTGAACTGAGATTTGTCGATTCTACCTTTGGTTATGTTAATCTTTTCCCATTTCTACTGCAGTTATTAAGACCTGACTCTCCAAAGCTTGGTAAATTATTAAATGATTTGAGACGACCTGAACTACTGTGGACTGAGTATGGCTTGCGATCTCTGGCAAAAACTTCTCCACTCTATATGAAGTACAACACAGAACATGACCCACCTTACTGGCGCGGTCCTGTTTGGATCAACATCAATTACCTGGCTGTGCGAGCATTGGATTATTACAGTAAACAGGAAGGTCCATACAGTAACAAGGCGAAGGAAATATATGGTGAACTGAGAAGAAATATTATCAAGAATATTTTCAAAGAATATAAACGGACAGGCTATATCTGGGAACAATATAATGATAGAACTGGAGAGGGCCAAGGTTGTAAGCCATTTACAGGATGGTCTGCACTTGTTGTTCTTCTCATGGCTGAATTGTATTAA